The following proteins come from a genomic window of Deltaproteobacteria bacterium:
- a CDS encoding multicopper oxidase family protein, giving the protein MWRQVMPKLLCLQIMLAVIAVQGCTVNGAAPAVAEGVVGKDSPAASTSPVTSDTFPTSTEGLPEATPMQIVELKDGDTFLLTAAPVKERINGQWTRRLAYNGSVPGPILRVKQGSSVRVTLKNLTDVPTSLHPHGLRLDYRNDGVIGIGQMKPIAPGESYDYVLTFPDAGVFWYHPHIREDYSQGLGMYGNFWVTPKDPQHYNPVHQEVALLIDDASVKDAAPFYRDRVTHTLMGRYGDVTLINGQDHFQLQTKVGEVSRLYLTNTASTRTIKFALPGARMKLVGSDAGLYERETWVDSVIVAPSERYIIEVHYGKPGSFDILNNKPDAPVIIGKVVVSSDRAKALAHDFGNLRSPGSNITELKAVKRKLNGKVDKYLTISLTMQSDHKSSSHASHNMPSMNHQGHGQHQGGQAEHAGHAGHHGHQMIAPSLSPADRGIEWTDEMAAMNRASDDKTIVWQLIDTQTKATNMDINWQFKRGDYVKIRVFNDPKSSHPMQHPIHFHGQRFVIAAVNRKPNKNLVWKDSALVRPGDTVDLVLEASNPGKWMAHCHISEHLHAGMMLGFKVD; this is encoded by the coding sequence ATGTGGAGACAAGTCATGCCTAAACTCTTATGTTTGCAAATTATGTTGGCGGTAATTGCAGTTCAAGGGTGCACAGTCAATGGTGCAGCTCCGGCAGTCGCTGAGGGTGTAGTGGGGAAAGATAGTCCTGCGGCGTCTACCTCTCCGGTCACCAGCGACACATTTCCTACCAGCACTGAGGGACTACCGGAAGCCACTCCGATGCAGATCGTGGAACTTAAGGACGGAGATACCTTTCTTCTGACCGCAGCACCGGTCAAAGAGCGGATCAATGGCCAATGGACAAGGCGGTTAGCCTACAATGGCTCGGTGCCAGGTCCGATACTCCGTGTTAAGCAGGGTAGCTCTGTCCGCGTCACGCTGAAGAATCTGACTGACGTGCCGACAAGCTTGCATCCCCACGGACTAAGACTCGATTATCGCAATGACGGTGTGATTGGTATCGGTCAGATGAAGCCGATTGCACCGGGCGAATCTTATGACTACGTGCTTACGTTTCCCGATGCCGGCGTATTTTGGTACCACCCACATATCCGCGAGGACTACAGCCAGGGGCTGGGGATGTACGGCAACTTTTGGGTGACACCCAAGGACCCCCAGCATTACAACCCCGTTCATCAGGAAGTGGCGCTTCTGATCGATGATGCATCGGTTAAGGACGCAGCCCCTTTCTACCGTGACCGCGTGACGCACACGCTCATGGGGCGCTACGGCGATGTGACTTTGATCAATGGTCAGGATCACTTTCAGCTGCAGACTAAAGTTGGGGAAGTCAGTCGCCTTTACCTGACAAATACCGCTAGCACGCGCACCATCAAGTTTGCGCTGCCTGGAGCACGCATGAAACTGGTCGGCAGCGATGCCGGACTTTACGAGCGTGAGACGTGGGTTGACAGTGTGATTGTTGCTCCGTCCGAGCGCTACATCATCGAGGTCCATTACGGCAAGCCAGGTAGCTTTGATATTCTAAATAATAAACCCGATGCCCCGGTCATTATTGGGAAGGTGGTAGTCAGCTCTGACAGGGCTAAGGCGTTGGCACATGATTTCGGAAACCTAAGGTCACCGGGATCAAATATTACTGAATTGAAGGCTGTGAAACGTAAACTAAACGGCAAGGTTGATAAATATTTGACGATAAGTTTGACGATGCAGTCAGATCACAAATCTAGCTCTCATGCATCGCATAATATGCCAAGCATGAATCATCAGGGACACGGGCAACATCAAGGTGGTCAAGCTGAACATGCCGGTCACGCCGGTCATCACGGCCACCAAATGATAGCTCCCAGTTTATCTCCAGCCGATCGCGGCATCGAGTGGACGGACGAGATGGCAGCGATGAATCGTGCCAGTGATGATAAGACCATTGTGTGGCAGCTCATTGATACGCAGACTAAGGCCACGAATATGGACATCAACTGGCAGTTCAAGCGTGGAGACTACGTTAAGATCCGTGTCTTTAATGATCCCAAGTCGTCTCACCCGATGCAGCATCCTATTCATTTTCACGGTCAGCGCTTTGTGATCGCCGCCGTCAACCGCAAGCCAAATAAGAATTTGGTCTGGAAGGACTCGGCCCTCGTGAGACCTGGTGACACCGTGGATCTGGTGCTAGAGGCCTCTAACCCAGGCAAGTGGATGGCTCACTGTCATATCTCGGAGCACCTCCACGCCGGGATGATGCTCGGATTTAAGGTGGACTAA